The following are encoded together in the Anaerostipes caccae L1-92 genome:
- a CDS encoding D-Ala-D-Ala carboxypeptidase VanY, translating to MRKKQYIRRRHKYFVLLILEIIGTWFLTVLVIQYCTSTQQPVKNTIPVSRFVRPKQKEQTVHIPWNLILINHENYVPDGFQPDLTTLNNGCQVDRRILPDLQKMMNAARKRGLYPSVCSAYRTEERQTYLLERDINKYLNQGCTEAEARKKASRWVALPGRSEHQTGLAVDIVAVDYPVLDETQEKRKEQQWLMENSWKYGFILRYPKNKTNITKIGYEPWHYRYVGRKAAGEMKKKNMCLEEYIKYVSDKMYKIS from the coding sequence ATGAGAAAGAAACAATATATACGGAGGAGACATAAGTATTTTGTACTGCTTATATTAGAGATCATAGGCACCTGGTTCCTGACGGTCCTCGTGATACAGTACTGTACTTCTACGCAGCAGCCGGTAAAGAATACCATACCGGTCAGCAGATTTGTAAGGCCAAAACAAAAAGAACAAACAGTTCATATTCCCTGGAACCTAATCTTAATAAATCATGAAAATTATGTGCCGGATGGTTTTCAGCCTGACCTGACTACATTAAATAATGGGTGCCAGGTAGACCGGAGGATACTGCCGGATCTGCAGAAAATGATGAATGCGGCCAGAAAAAGAGGGCTTTATCCCTCCGTTTGTTCTGCATACCGGACAGAAGAGCGCCAGACATATCTTCTGGAGCGCGATATCAATAAGTATTTGAATCAGGGATGTACGGAAGCTGAGGCCAGGAAGAAGGCATCCAGATGGGTTGCGCTTCCGGGCCGGAGTGAGCACCAGACAGGACTGGCAGTGGACATCGTGGCAGTGGATTATCCGGTGCTTGATGAGACTCAGGAAAAGAGGAAAGAACAGCAGTGGCTTATGGAAAACAGCTGGAAATACGGATTTATTCTCAGATATCCGAAGAATAAAACCAATATTACAAAAATCGGATATGAACCGTGGCATTACCGGTATGTGGGCAGGAAAGCCGCAGGGGAAATGAAAAAGAAAAACATGTGTCTGGAGGAATATATAAAATATGTGTCTGATAAAATGTATAAAATATCCTAG